The following proteins are co-located in the Callithrix jacchus isolate 240 chromosome 10, calJac240_pri, whole genome shotgun sequence genome:
- the OR8J3 gene encoding olfactory receptor 8J3, giving the protein MAPENVTGVTEFILTGVSDSPELQFPLFLVFLVLYVLTTAGNLGIITLTSVVSRLQTPMYFFLRHLAIINLGNSTVIAPKMLINFLVKKKTTSFYECATQLGGFLFFIVSEVMMLAVMAYDRYVAICNPLLYMVVVSRRLCLLLVSLTYLYGFSTAIVVSPCIFSVSYCSSNIINHFYCDIAPLLALSCSDTYLPETVVFISAGTNLFFSMVTVLVSYFNIVLSILRICSSEGRKKAFSTCASHMMAVTVFYGTTLFMYLQPQTNHSLDTDKMASVFYTLVIPMLNPLIYSLRNNDVKVALKKFMKNPCYSFKSV; this is encoded by the coding sequence ATGGCTCCTGAAAATGTCACCGGGGTCACTGAGTTTATTCTCACAGGTGTCTCTGACTCTCCAGAGCTCCAGTTTCCCCTCTTCCTGGTCTTCCTGGTGCTCTATGTGCTGACCACGGCAGGGAACCTGGGCATCATCACCCTCACCAGTGTTGTCTCTCGACTTCAGACCCCCATGTACTTTTTCCTGCGACATCTGGCTATCATCAATCTTGGCAACTCTACTGTCATTGCCCCTAAAATGCTGATTAACtttttagtaaagaagaaaactacCTCATTCTATGAATGTGCCACCCAACTGGGAGGGTTCTTGTTCTTTATTGTATCGGAGGTAATGATGCTGGCTGTGATGGCCTATGACCGCTACGTGGCCATTTGTAACCCTCTGCTCTACATGGTGGTGGTGTCTCGGCGGCTCTGCCTCCTGCTGGTCTCTCTCACGTACCTCTATGGCTTTTCTACAGCTATTGTGGTTTCACCTTGTATATTCTCTGTGTCTTATTGCTCTTCTAATATAATCAATCATTTTTACTGTGATATTGCACCTTTGTTAGCATTGTCTTGCTCTGATACTTACTTACCAGAAACAGTAGTCTTTATATCTGCAggaacaaatttgtttttttccatggTTACAGTTCTAGTATCTTATTTCAACATTGTTTTGTCCATTCTAAGGATATGTTcatcagaaggaaggaaaaaagcctTTTCTACCTGTGCTTCGCATATGATGGCAGTCACAGTTTTCTATGGGACGACGCTATTCATGTATTTGCAGCCCCAAACTAACCACTCATTAGATACTGATAAGATGGCTTCTGTGTTTTACACATTGGTGATTCCCATGCTGAATCCCTTGATCTACAGCCTGAGGAATAATGATGTGAAGGTTGCCTTAAAGAAATTCATGAAAAATCCATGCTACTCCTTTAAATCAGTGTAG